In a genomic window of Paraburkholderia phenazinium:
- a CDS encoding secondary thiamine-phosphate synthase enzyme YjbQ has translation MQQAIRHFHVRAPVRGLVEFTAEVREFVEEQQIEIGILTLFCRHTSASLLIQENADPSVQRDLETYFGTIAPEDRNRYEHDTEGLDDMPAHLRTALTQVQLSVPIEHGRMTLGTWQGIYLFEHRQHPQSRDIVAHIIGE, from the coding sequence ATGCAGCAAGCCATTCGTCATTTTCACGTCAGGGCGCCCGTACGTGGACTCGTCGAATTTACGGCGGAGGTCCGCGAGTTCGTCGAAGAGCAGCAGATCGAGATCGGTATCCTGACGCTGTTTTGCCGTCATACGTCGGCCTCTCTTCTGATTCAGGAGAACGCCGATCCGTCCGTGCAACGCGACCTGGAAACCTACTTCGGCACCATCGCGCCGGAAGACCGCAACCGCTACGAGCACGATACCGAGGGGCTCGACGACATGCCCGCACATTTGCGCACCGCCCTCACGCAAGTGCAGCTATCCGTGCCGATCGAGCATGGACGCATGACGCTCGGTACGTGGCAAGGCATCTACCTGTTCGAGCATCGGCAGCATCCTCAAAGCCGCGACATCGTCGCGCACATCATCGGCGAATAA
- a CDS encoding chemotaxis protein — translation MGADLHVADERTSLTSSNKFELLLFRLGSVPDSDAHELYGINVFKIREISTMPSVTPIMGASEFVMGAVDIRGQIIPVIDLPRLMGCEPTRGRNILLVTEFARSTQAFAVEEVDDIVRLEWNQVLTAEGAAAGKSITSIARIDGNTGDSRLAQVIDVEQVLRDVFPSQHPAVDPKSVGDHLQMPAGAKILAADDSGFARKLIEQALGAIGAEYIMAKTGEEAWNMMQQIAREAQTEKVRVRDKIALVLTDLEMPEMDGFTLTRHIKGDARMRDIPVVIHSSLTGAANEAHVRNAGANGYIAKFAAGELAQALRQALAGSTAEFHIQPA, via the coding sequence ATGGGGGCAGATCTGCATGTGGCCGACGAACGTACGAGCTTGACCAGCTCGAACAAATTCGAATTGCTGCTGTTTCGCCTTGGATCGGTCCCCGACAGCGACGCGCATGAGCTCTACGGAATCAACGTCTTCAAGATTCGCGAGATTTCGACGATGCCGTCCGTGACGCCGATTATGGGCGCGTCGGAGTTCGTGATGGGCGCGGTCGACATCCGCGGCCAGATCATTCCCGTGATCGATCTGCCGCGTCTGATGGGTTGCGAGCCGACGCGCGGCCGCAACATCCTGCTGGTGACGGAATTCGCTCGCTCCACGCAGGCATTCGCGGTTGAAGAAGTGGACGATATCGTTCGCCTCGAATGGAATCAGGTGCTGACCGCCGAAGGCGCCGCCGCCGGCAAGTCGATCACGAGTATCGCGCGGATCGACGGCAATACCGGCGACTCGCGGCTCGCGCAGGTGATCGACGTCGAGCAGGTGCTGCGCGATGTGTTTCCGTCGCAACATCCGGCGGTCGACCCGAAGTCCGTCGGCGATCATCTGCAGATGCCTGCCGGCGCCAAGATTCTCGCGGCCGACGACTCGGGATTCGCACGCAAACTGATCGAGCAAGCCTTAGGCGCGATCGGCGCCGAGTACATCATGGCGAAGACCGGCGAAGAGGCCTGGAACATGATGCAGCAGATCGCGCGCGAAGCCCAGACCGAGAAGGTCAGAGTGCGGGACAAGATCGCACTCGTGCTGACCGACCTTGAAATGCCGGAAATGGACGGCTTTACGCTCACGCGACACATCAAGGGCGATGCGCGGATGCGCGACATTCCCGTGGTGATTCATTCGTCGCTCACCGGGGCGGCCAACGAAGCGCACGTCAGAAACGCGGGCGCGAACGGTTATATCGCCAAGTTTGCCGCCGGCGAACTGGCCCAGGCGCTGCGCCAGGCGCTCGCGGGATCCACCGCGGAGTTTCATATTCAACCGGCCTGA
- a CDS encoding DUF1330 domain-containing protein, which translates to MATYIVFTRESTQDQSELDIYSSKVGPTFKGHAVKILAAYGQQQVLEGDAPEGVVIVEFPTTAEARAWYDSPAYQEVAQHRFKGSRYRAVLVEGV; encoded by the coding sequence ATGGCGACTTATATCGTCTTCACGCGAGAAAGCACACAGGACCAGAGCGAACTCGACATTTACAGCAGCAAGGTCGGTCCTACCTTCAAGGGCCATGCGGTCAAGATTCTCGCCGCCTACGGACAGCAGCAGGTGCTCGAGGGCGATGCCCCCGAGGGCGTCGTGATCGTGGAGTTTCCGACCACAGCGGAGGCGCGTGCCTGGTACGACAGCCCCGCTTATCAGGAAGTCGCGCAGCACCGCTTCAAGGGCTCGCGCTATCGCGCCGTCCTCGTCGAAGGCGTGTAA
- a CDS encoding PepSY-associated TM helix domain-containing protein produces MSATTTHSVSSARSTAGAGYRTLWRWHFYAGLFVMPFLVVLAITGTLYCFQPQIEPLLYRHRLVVEPQARPRLSEDALLASARKAMPEGALATTAAIDQNPARSAEFVFRLPSGEKQSVYLNPYTGALLGTLSVEHRFMQVDRMLHRKLLLGKPGELLMELAACWTLVMIGTGVALWWPRETTTLRDALWPRFALKGRALWKSLHAVLGIWLALGTLAFVLTGLPWSGSWGKQFKALATSAHLGAPPGSWGGLPLQSTLPGRSDGKPAPANVAHHESSMESMPGMTMDDLPLPTTPWAVGNVPVPNSRSDDAQGHFPLGRVVALVASLGVAGGYDIVLPASASGVYTVSYFPPDPQQERTLYIDQYSGAVLKDIRYADYGAVSKAVSYGTSLHMGRYFGLVNQILCALISLGLAAMAVTGCVMWWKRRPARSLGAPGRARAVPPMRAWKAGLVFLGVLFPLMGASMLAVWMADRTFFGRAA; encoded by the coding sequence ATGTCCGCGACCACGACGCACTCCGTGTCTTCGGCACGCAGCACAGCCGGTGCCGGCTATCGAACCTTATGGCGCTGGCATTTCTACGCCGGCCTCTTCGTGATGCCGTTCCTGGTGGTTCTGGCCATCACCGGCACGCTGTACTGCTTTCAGCCGCAAATCGAACCGCTGTTGTACCGGCATCGCCTGGTCGTCGAGCCGCAAGCGCGACCGCGTCTGAGCGAAGACGCGTTGCTGGCGAGTGCGCGCAAGGCGATGCCTGAAGGTGCGCTGGCGACGACCGCGGCCATCGATCAGAACCCTGCACGCAGCGCCGAATTTGTGTTTCGCTTGCCGAGCGGCGAAAAGCAAAGCGTCTATCTGAATCCGTACACAGGAGCGTTGCTTGGCACGCTTAGCGTGGAGCACCGCTTCATGCAGGTGGACCGCATGCTCCATCGCAAGCTGTTACTGGGCAAGCCCGGCGAACTCTTGATGGAGCTGGCCGCCTGCTGGACGCTCGTGATGATCGGTACCGGCGTCGCCCTTTGGTGGCCGCGCGAGACGACGACGTTGCGCGACGCGTTATGGCCGCGCTTCGCGCTTAAGGGGCGTGCGCTCTGGAAGAGTTTGCACGCGGTGCTGGGCATCTGGCTTGCGCTTGGCACCTTGGCCTTCGTGCTGACGGGGTTACCCTGGTCGGGGTCGTGGGGAAAGCAGTTCAAGGCGCTGGCGACCAGTGCCCATCTCGGCGCACCGCCTGGCTCGTGGGGTGGGCTTCCGTTGCAGTCCACTTTGCCTGGGAGGAGCGATGGGAAACCTGCGCCGGCTAATGTCGCCCACCATGAATCCTCCATGGAGTCGATGCCGGGCATGACGATGGACGACCTGCCGCTGCCCACGACACCGTGGGCGGTGGGCAACGTACCGGTGCCGAATTCGCGCAGTGACGACGCTCAAGGTCACTTTCCACTCGGACGTGTGGTGGCCCTGGTGGCGTCGCTCGGTGTGGCGGGTGGCTACGATATTGTGCTGCCTGCCTCGGCAAGCGGTGTTTATACGGTGTCCTACTTTCCACCGGATCCGCAGCAGGAGCGCACGCTTTATATCGACCAATATAGCGGTGCAGTCCTCAAGGACATTCGTTATGCGGACTACGGCGCGGTGTCGAAGGCCGTCTCTTACGGCACCTCGCTTCATATGGGCCGCTATTTCGGGCTGGTCAACCAGATATTGTGCGCGCTGATCTCGCTGGGTCTTGCCGCCATGGCGGTGACGGGTTGCGTGATGTGGTGGAAGCGCCGTCCTGCGCGCTCGCTCGGCGCACCAGGCCGCGCACGCGCCGTGCCGCCCATGCGTGCATGGAAGGCCGGCCTGGTGTTCCTTGGAGTCCTGTTTCCGTTGATGGGCGCCAGCATGCTCGCAGTCTGGATGGCCGATCGAACCTTCTTTGGCCGTGCGGCATAG
- a CDS encoding LysR substrate-binding domain-containing protein — protein sequence MKNITIRQLKAFESVARHLSFSRAAEDLHLTQPAVSMQVKQVEDQAGLPLFSHIGRRILLTEAGKLLLRHSMVILADLKAAEQSIASLQSGGAQRLRVGLITSGSYFFPHLISAFMQDRSHINLDMTVRSRDQLIGLLRSDQIDLAVMVHAPDDPAIVAEAFAPNSFVLVAAPTHPLADERDIPYARIALECLIVRESGTDTRSAANDTFRSLASTPRFMEIGCAEAIKQSVMAGMGISFLSAQAVQSEVRAGLLKVLDVQGFPLKRHWCAVHRADRHLPPAALDFRQFLLAEGGARLEHFTGIDKVHTGMDIPRPDDAARETRTIATTSARHEVALRTRALLRDDGLPDEHHVQGQNHAGGDDSSADQLAARRKSAHH from the coding sequence ATGAAAAACATAACAATTCGGCAACTGAAGGCTTTCGAAAGCGTTGCGCGTCATCTGAGTTTTTCCCGCGCGGCGGAGGACCTGCACCTCACCCAGCCGGCCGTGTCGATGCAGGTCAAGCAGGTGGAGGATCAGGCGGGGTTGCCGCTGTTCAGCCATATCGGCAGGCGGATCTTGCTGACCGAGGCAGGCAAGCTGCTGCTGCGTCACAGCATGGTGATTCTGGCGGATCTGAAAGCCGCCGAGCAGTCGATAGCGAGTCTCCAGAGCGGCGGCGCCCAGCGTCTGCGGGTCGGACTGATTACCTCGGGCAGTTATTTCTTTCCGCATCTGATCAGTGCTTTCATGCAGGACAGGAGCCACATCAACCTCGACATGACGGTGCGCAGTCGCGATCAGCTCATCGGTTTGCTGCGAAGCGACCAGATCGATCTCGCCGTGATGGTGCATGCGCCGGATGACCCGGCCATCGTAGCCGAGGCGTTTGCGCCGAATTCGTTCGTGCTGGTAGCCGCCCCGACACACCCGCTCGCCGACGAACGCGACATCCCCTATGCGCGTATCGCACTCGAATGCCTGATCGTCAGGGAGAGCGGCACCGACACGCGCAGCGCCGCCAACGATACGTTCCGCAGCCTTGCATCGACGCCACGTTTCATGGAGATCGGTTGCGCCGAGGCGATCAAGCAGTCGGTCATGGCAGGCATGGGCATCAGCTTTCTATCGGCGCAGGCGGTTCAGTCCGAAGTGCGCGCCGGTCTGCTCAAGGTGCTCGACGTGCAGGGTTTTCCGCTTAAGCGCCACTGGTGCGCGGTCCATCGCGCGGACCGGCATCTGCCGCCGGCGGCCCTCGATTTCCGGCAGTTTCTTCTTGCCGAGGGCGGCGCGCGGCTCGAGCATTTCACGGGGATCGACAAGGTGCATACGGGCATGGATATTCCACGTCCTGACGACGCGGCTCGAGAAACACGAACGATTGCCACCACTAGCGCCCGTCACGAAGTCGCGCTTCGTACCCGCGCACTCTTACGAGACGACGGACTGCCAGATGAGCATCACGTTCAGGGCCAGAATCACGCCGGTGGCGACGACAGCAGTGCCGATCAGCTTGCGGCCCGCCGTAAATCCGCCCATCACTGA